The following proteins come from a genomic window of Amaranthus tricolor cultivar Red isolate AtriRed21 chromosome 14, ASM2621246v1, whole genome shotgun sequence:
- the LOC130799667 gene encoding U-box domain-containing protein 3 isoform X2 — MLIAIFGEMETKYMRCLNNSISRFIHLMSCQTSKAMPVLNDFEIMATMLKHLKPVLDEIDEEKLASEATLWKECEDLDIYINAAREFVERWSPKTSKLLSVVRGEQLLKIIRRHSLEICGVLCRLLRTSSSSSSFAGVQHCVQELQTWQPERISGHIEETLRSKNDDQISCSEHLAEVVESLGLVSNQVLLQESIAVEKEMVKFQANNCLEEVDQINQIIDLLGLICNYMLKNGCFGTMNGVAIPSYFRCPLSLDFMLDPVIVASGQTFERSSIQKWLDHGLTICPKTRQFLSHTNVIPNYTVKALIANWFQENNLKPPNSSESTNADELSGQDVIRTDSFRCSVQSSDTMSRCSLEVGDAIGRLNIDEPYVSGELSSSLCQELEAEKSNHQSPDHSYAHSRTHSAISAISSYDYVPSSATELSRISNRHEKVGEIMCESSISDKNNRVHSLSSSDLEHDETTLTRVQDLVENLKNPLNALQTAAAAELRLLAKNNMENRIIIGKCGAIGPLISLLRSDVQITQEHAVTALLNLSLNQEIKATIAEAGIIEPLIHVLRTGNDTAKENSAAALFSFSLLEDFKLKIGRSGAVKVLVDLLARGTIRGKKDAATALFNLSICHENKARIVQAGAVKHLVQLLEPSTGMVDKSVALLANLSTISEGRLAIAKEGGIPLIVEIVESGSQRGKENAASVLLQLCLYSTKFCNLVLQEGAVPPLVALSQSGTIRAREKAQQLLGHFRTQREGVAGKKKK, encoded by the exons ATGTTGATTGCTATATTCG GTGAAATGGAGACCAAGTACATGAGATGTCTAAACAACAGCATTTCTCGATTTATCCATTTAATGTCATGTCAGACATCAAAGGCTATGCCGGTGTTAAATGATTTTGAGATTATGGCTACTATGCTGAAACATTTGAAACCCGTCCTCGatgaaattgatgaagaaaagcTAGCTTCAGAAGCAACTTTGTGGAAGGAGTGTGAAGATCTAGATATTTACATAAACGCTGCTAGAGAATTTGTGGAACGATGGTCACCGAAAACGAGCAAGCTTTTGTCT GTTGTACGAGGTGAACAATTGCTGAAAATAATCAGGAGACATTCCCTCGAGATTTGTGGTGTATTATGTAGGTTGTTACGTACATCATCATCTTCGTCTAGTTTTGCTGGTGTGCAA CATTGCGTGCAGGAGCTTCAAACTTGGCAGCCCGAACGGATCTCGGGACACATTGAAGAAACTCTCAGAAGTAAAAATGATGATCAAATTTCTTGCAGTGAACACTTGGCTGAGGTTGTGGAGTCTCTGGGATTAGTGTCGAACCAAGTGTTACTTCAGGAGAGTATTGCTGTTGAAAAAGAGATGGTAAAATTTCAGGCGAACAATTGCTTAGAAGAGGTGGATCAGATTAATCAAATCATTGATCTTCTGGGTCTTATTTGTAACTATATGCTTAAAAATGGATGCTTTGGAACAATGAACGGTGTTGCGATCCCTTCATACTTCCGTTGCCCGTTGTCGTTAGATTTCATGTTAGACCCGGTAATTGTAGCTTCTGGCCAAACTTTTGAGAGATCTTCTATTCAGAAATGGCTTGATCATGGGCTTACAATTTGCCCCAAAACCCGGCAGTTTCTTTCTCACACCAATGTTATACCTAATTACACGGTCAAGGCATTAATAGCAAATTGGTTTCAGGAAAATAATCTGAAACCTCCGAATAGCTCTGAGAGTACCAATGCTGACGAATTATCTGGACAAGACGTAATTCGTACTGATAGCTTCCGCTGCTCGGTTCAAAGCAGTGACACTATGTCCAGGTGCTCCCTAGAGGTCGGAGATGCAATCGGAAGGCTAAACATTGATGAACCGTATGTATCTGGTGAGTTAAGCTCTAGCTTGTGCCAAGAATTGGAGGCTGAGAAGTCCAATCACCAATCCCCTGATCACTCTTATGCTCACAGTAGAACACACTCTGCAATAAGTGCTATTTCTAGCTATGACTACGTGCCATCGTCGGCAACCGAATTGTCACGGATATCTAACCGCCATGAAAAAGTAGGTGAGATCATGTGCGAGTCTTCTATTAGTGATAAGAATAACAGAGTTCACTCGCTTTCATCATCCGACTTGGAACATGATGAAACAACATTGACCCGTGTTCAGGATTTGGTCGAAAACCTAAAAAATCCGCTAAATGCACTGCAAACGGCTGCTGCAGCAGAGTTACGCCTTCTTGCGAAGAATAACATGGAGAATCGCATCATTATTGGGAAGTGTGGTGCCATCGGCCCTTTGATTTCACTTCTGCGCTCTGATGTTCAGATAACCCAAGAGCATGCTGTGACCGCCCTTCTGAACCTTTCACTTAACCAAGAAATCAAAGCAACGATTGCAGAAGCCGGAATAATCGAACCATTGATACACGTACTTAGGACTGGAAACGACACAGCTAAAGAAAACTCCGCTGCTGCTCTTTTCAGCTTTTCTCTTCTCGAAGATTTTAAGTTAAAGATTGGACGTTCCGGAGCAGTCAAAGTGTTGGTTGATCTTCTTGCTCGGGGGACTATCCGAGGAAAAAAGGATGCTGCAACTGCCTTATTTAATCTCTCCATTTGCCATGAAAATAAAGCTCGAATAGTTCAAGCAGGAGCTGTTAAGCATCTTGTACAACTGTTAGAACCTTCGACAGGAATGGTTGACAAATCCGTTGCACTTCTTGCGAATCTGTCCACAATCTCGGAAGGACGTTTGGCAATAGCTAAAGAAGGTGGGATTCCATTGATTGTTGAGATTGTTGAGTCGGGATCACAAAGAGGGAAGGAGAATGCTGCTTCGGTCCTGTTGCAATTGTGTCTTTATAGTACCAAGTTTTGCAATTTGGTTCTCCAGGAAGGTGCGGTTCCTCCGCTTGTTGCTCTATCTCAGTCGGGAACTATTCGAGCTAGGGAGAAG GCACAACAACTTCTCGGCCATTTCCGTACTCAGCGTGAAGGAGTAGCCGGCAAGAAAAAAAAGTGA
- the LOC130799667 gene encoding U-box domain-containing protein 3 isoform X1 → MLIAIFGEMETKYMRCLNNSISRFIHLMSCQTSKAMPVLNDFEIMATMLKHLKPVLDEIDEEKLASEATLWKECEDLDIYINAAREFVERWSPKTSKLLSVVRGEQLLKIIRRHSLEICGVLCRLLRTSSSSSSFAGVQVCTKIMHCVQELQTWQPERISGHIEETLRSKNDDQISCSEHLAEVVESLGLVSNQVLLQESIAVEKEMVKFQANNCLEEVDQINQIIDLLGLICNYMLKNGCFGTMNGVAIPSYFRCPLSLDFMLDPVIVASGQTFERSSIQKWLDHGLTICPKTRQFLSHTNVIPNYTVKALIANWFQENNLKPPNSSESTNADELSGQDVIRTDSFRCSVQSSDTMSRCSLEVGDAIGRLNIDEPYVSGELSSSLCQELEAEKSNHQSPDHSYAHSRTHSAISAISSYDYVPSSATELSRISNRHEKVGEIMCESSISDKNNRVHSLSSSDLEHDETTLTRVQDLVENLKNPLNALQTAAAAELRLLAKNNMENRIIIGKCGAIGPLISLLRSDVQITQEHAVTALLNLSLNQEIKATIAEAGIIEPLIHVLRTGNDTAKENSAAALFSFSLLEDFKLKIGRSGAVKVLVDLLARGTIRGKKDAATALFNLSICHENKARIVQAGAVKHLVQLLEPSTGMVDKSVALLANLSTISEGRLAIAKEGGIPLIVEIVESGSQRGKENAASVLLQLCLYSTKFCNLVLQEGAVPPLVALSQSGTIRAREKAQQLLGHFRTQREGVAGKKKK, encoded by the exons ATGTTGATTGCTATATTCG GTGAAATGGAGACCAAGTACATGAGATGTCTAAACAACAGCATTTCTCGATTTATCCATTTAATGTCATGTCAGACATCAAAGGCTATGCCGGTGTTAAATGATTTTGAGATTATGGCTACTATGCTGAAACATTTGAAACCCGTCCTCGatgaaattgatgaagaaaagcTAGCTTCAGAAGCAACTTTGTGGAAGGAGTGTGAAGATCTAGATATTTACATAAACGCTGCTAGAGAATTTGTGGAACGATGGTCACCGAAAACGAGCAAGCTTTTGTCT GTTGTACGAGGTGAACAATTGCTGAAAATAATCAGGAGACATTCCCTCGAGATTTGTGGTGTATTATGTAGGTTGTTACGTACATCATCATCTTCGTCTAGTTTTGCTGGTGTGCAAGTATGTACCAAGATAATG CATTGCGTGCAGGAGCTTCAAACTTGGCAGCCCGAACGGATCTCGGGACACATTGAAGAAACTCTCAGAAGTAAAAATGATGATCAAATTTCTTGCAGTGAACACTTGGCTGAGGTTGTGGAGTCTCTGGGATTAGTGTCGAACCAAGTGTTACTTCAGGAGAGTATTGCTGTTGAAAAAGAGATGGTAAAATTTCAGGCGAACAATTGCTTAGAAGAGGTGGATCAGATTAATCAAATCATTGATCTTCTGGGTCTTATTTGTAACTATATGCTTAAAAATGGATGCTTTGGAACAATGAACGGTGTTGCGATCCCTTCATACTTCCGTTGCCCGTTGTCGTTAGATTTCATGTTAGACCCGGTAATTGTAGCTTCTGGCCAAACTTTTGAGAGATCTTCTATTCAGAAATGGCTTGATCATGGGCTTACAATTTGCCCCAAAACCCGGCAGTTTCTTTCTCACACCAATGTTATACCTAATTACACGGTCAAGGCATTAATAGCAAATTGGTTTCAGGAAAATAATCTGAAACCTCCGAATAGCTCTGAGAGTACCAATGCTGACGAATTATCTGGACAAGACGTAATTCGTACTGATAGCTTCCGCTGCTCGGTTCAAAGCAGTGACACTATGTCCAGGTGCTCCCTAGAGGTCGGAGATGCAATCGGAAGGCTAAACATTGATGAACCGTATGTATCTGGTGAGTTAAGCTCTAGCTTGTGCCAAGAATTGGAGGCTGAGAAGTCCAATCACCAATCCCCTGATCACTCTTATGCTCACAGTAGAACACACTCTGCAATAAGTGCTATTTCTAGCTATGACTACGTGCCATCGTCGGCAACCGAATTGTCACGGATATCTAACCGCCATGAAAAAGTAGGTGAGATCATGTGCGAGTCTTCTATTAGTGATAAGAATAACAGAGTTCACTCGCTTTCATCATCCGACTTGGAACATGATGAAACAACATTGACCCGTGTTCAGGATTTGGTCGAAAACCTAAAAAATCCGCTAAATGCACTGCAAACGGCTGCTGCAGCAGAGTTACGCCTTCTTGCGAAGAATAACATGGAGAATCGCATCATTATTGGGAAGTGTGGTGCCATCGGCCCTTTGATTTCACTTCTGCGCTCTGATGTTCAGATAACCCAAGAGCATGCTGTGACCGCCCTTCTGAACCTTTCACTTAACCAAGAAATCAAAGCAACGATTGCAGAAGCCGGAATAATCGAACCATTGATACACGTACTTAGGACTGGAAACGACACAGCTAAAGAAAACTCCGCTGCTGCTCTTTTCAGCTTTTCTCTTCTCGAAGATTTTAAGTTAAAGATTGGACGTTCCGGAGCAGTCAAAGTGTTGGTTGATCTTCTTGCTCGGGGGACTATCCGAGGAAAAAAGGATGCTGCAACTGCCTTATTTAATCTCTCCATTTGCCATGAAAATAAAGCTCGAATAGTTCAAGCAGGAGCTGTTAAGCATCTTGTACAACTGTTAGAACCTTCGACAGGAATGGTTGACAAATCCGTTGCACTTCTTGCGAATCTGTCCACAATCTCGGAAGGACGTTTGGCAATAGCTAAAGAAGGTGGGATTCCATTGATTGTTGAGATTGTTGAGTCGGGATCACAAAGAGGGAAGGAGAATGCTGCTTCGGTCCTGTTGCAATTGTGTCTTTATAGTACCAAGTTTTGCAATTTGGTTCTCCAGGAAGGTGCGGTTCCTCCGCTTGTTGCTCTATCTCAGTCGGGAACTATTCGAGCTAGGGAGAAG GCACAACAACTTCTCGGCCATTTCCGTACTCAGCGTGAAGGAGTAGCCGGCAAGAAAAAAAAGTGA
- the LOC130799667 gene encoding U-box domain-containing protein 3 isoform X3 gives METKYMRCLNNSISRFIHLMSCQTSKAMPVLNDFEIMATMLKHLKPVLDEIDEEKLASEATLWKECEDLDIYINAAREFVERWSPKTSKLLSVVRGEQLLKIIRRHSLEICGVLCRLLRTSSSSSSFAGVQVCTKIMHCVQELQTWQPERISGHIEETLRSKNDDQISCSEHLAEVVESLGLVSNQVLLQESIAVEKEMVKFQANNCLEEVDQINQIIDLLGLICNYMLKNGCFGTMNGVAIPSYFRCPLSLDFMLDPVIVASGQTFERSSIQKWLDHGLTICPKTRQFLSHTNVIPNYTVKALIANWFQENNLKPPNSSESTNADELSGQDVIRTDSFRCSVQSSDTMSRCSLEVGDAIGRLNIDEPYVSGELSSSLCQELEAEKSNHQSPDHSYAHSRTHSAISAISSYDYVPSSATELSRISNRHEKVGEIMCESSISDKNNRVHSLSSSDLEHDETTLTRVQDLVENLKNPLNALQTAAAAELRLLAKNNMENRIIIGKCGAIGPLISLLRSDVQITQEHAVTALLNLSLNQEIKATIAEAGIIEPLIHVLRTGNDTAKENSAAALFSFSLLEDFKLKIGRSGAVKVLVDLLARGTIRGKKDAATALFNLSICHENKARIVQAGAVKHLVQLLEPSTGMVDKSVALLANLSTISEGRLAIAKEGGIPLIVEIVESGSQRGKENAASVLLQLCLYSTKFCNLVLQEGAVPPLVALSQSGTIRAREKAQQLLGHFRTQREGVAGKKKK, from the exons ATGGAGACCAAGTACATGAGATGTCTAAACAACAGCATTTCTCGATTTATCCATTTAATGTCATGTCAGACATCAAAGGCTATGCCGGTGTTAAATGATTTTGAGATTATGGCTACTATGCTGAAACATTTGAAACCCGTCCTCGatgaaattgatgaagaaaagcTAGCTTCAGAAGCAACTTTGTGGAAGGAGTGTGAAGATCTAGATATTTACATAAACGCTGCTAGAGAATTTGTGGAACGATGGTCACCGAAAACGAGCAAGCTTTTGTCT GTTGTACGAGGTGAACAATTGCTGAAAATAATCAGGAGACATTCCCTCGAGATTTGTGGTGTATTATGTAGGTTGTTACGTACATCATCATCTTCGTCTAGTTTTGCTGGTGTGCAAGTATGTACCAAGATAATG CATTGCGTGCAGGAGCTTCAAACTTGGCAGCCCGAACGGATCTCGGGACACATTGAAGAAACTCTCAGAAGTAAAAATGATGATCAAATTTCTTGCAGTGAACACTTGGCTGAGGTTGTGGAGTCTCTGGGATTAGTGTCGAACCAAGTGTTACTTCAGGAGAGTATTGCTGTTGAAAAAGAGATGGTAAAATTTCAGGCGAACAATTGCTTAGAAGAGGTGGATCAGATTAATCAAATCATTGATCTTCTGGGTCTTATTTGTAACTATATGCTTAAAAATGGATGCTTTGGAACAATGAACGGTGTTGCGATCCCTTCATACTTCCGTTGCCCGTTGTCGTTAGATTTCATGTTAGACCCGGTAATTGTAGCTTCTGGCCAAACTTTTGAGAGATCTTCTATTCAGAAATGGCTTGATCATGGGCTTACAATTTGCCCCAAAACCCGGCAGTTTCTTTCTCACACCAATGTTATACCTAATTACACGGTCAAGGCATTAATAGCAAATTGGTTTCAGGAAAATAATCTGAAACCTCCGAATAGCTCTGAGAGTACCAATGCTGACGAATTATCTGGACAAGACGTAATTCGTACTGATAGCTTCCGCTGCTCGGTTCAAAGCAGTGACACTATGTCCAGGTGCTCCCTAGAGGTCGGAGATGCAATCGGAAGGCTAAACATTGATGAACCGTATGTATCTGGTGAGTTAAGCTCTAGCTTGTGCCAAGAATTGGAGGCTGAGAAGTCCAATCACCAATCCCCTGATCACTCTTATGCTCACAGTAGAACACACTCTGCAATAAGTGCTATTTCTAGCTATGACTACGTGCCATCGTCGGCAACCGAATTGTCACGGATATCTAACCGCCATGAAAAAGTAGGTGAGATCATGTGCGAGTCTTCTATTAGTGATAAGAATAACAGAGTTCACTCGCTTTCATCATCCGACTTGGAACATGATGAAACAACATTGACCCGTGTTCAGGATTTGGTCGAAAACCTAAAAAATCCGCTAAATGCACTGCAAACGGCTGCTGCAGCAGAGTTACGCCTTCTTGCGAAGAATAACATGGAGAATCGCATCATTATTGGGAAGTGTGGTGCCATCGGCCCTTTGATTTCACTTCTGCGCTCTGATGTTCAGATAACCCAAGAGCATGCTGTGACCGCCCTTCTGAACCTTTCACTTAACCAAGAAATCAAAGCAACGATTGCAGAAGCCGGAATAATCGAACCATTGATACACGTACTTAGGACTGGAAACGACACAGCTAAAGAAAACTCCGCTGCTGCTCTTTTCAGCTTTTCTCTTCTCGAAGATTTTAAGTTAAAGATTGGACGTTCCGGAGCAGTCAAAGTGTTGGTTGATCTTCTTGCTCGGGGGACTATCCGAGGAAAAAAGGATGCTGCAACTGCCTTATTTAATCTCTCCATTTGCCATGAAAATAAAGCTCGAATAGTTCAAGCAGGAGCTGTTAAGCATCTTGTACAACTGTTAGAACCTTCGACAGGAATGGTTGACAAATCCGTTGCACTTCTTGCGAATCTGTCCACAATCTCGGAAGGACGTTTGGCAATAGCTAAAGAAGGTGGGATTCCATTGATTGTTGAGATTGTTGAGTCGGGATCACAAAGAGGGAAGGAGAATGCTGCTTCGGTCCTGTTGCAATTGTGTCTTTATAGTACCAAGTTTTGCAATTTGGTTCTCCAGGAAGGTGCGGTTCCTCCGCTTGTTGCTCTATCTCAGTCGGGAACTATTCGAGCTAGGGAGAAG GCACAACAACTTCTCGGCCATTTCCGTACTCAGCGTGAAGGAGTAGCCGGCAAGAAAAAAAAGTGA